The nucleotide sequence TACCGCTGATTTTACAGCGGGGCACAGTCTTGGAGAGTACAGTGCGCTTGTAGCCTCTGAAAGTATGTCATTTGAGGATGCGGTGTATGCGGTACGAAAACGTGGTGAATTGATGGAAGAAGCCGTTCCAGCAGGTGTTGGGACAATGGCAGCTGTCCTAGGGATGGAAGCAGCTGAGCTGAAGGCAGTTGTTGATGAAGTAAGCACGCCACAATTTGTAGTCAACTTAGCAAACTTAAATTGCCCAGGACAAATTGTCATTTCGGGTAATCGTGAAGCTGTCGAGAAAGCTTCAGAGCTTGCGAAGGAAAAAGGCGCAAAGCGTGTCATTCCGCTTGATGTCAGCGGTCCATTTCATTCAGACTTAATGAAGCCTGCTGCTGATAAATTTAGTGAGGTTTTAGAAGGAATTTCGATTTCTGAAGCGAAAATACCTGTTGTAGCGAACGTAACCGCACAACCGATTACAGATGGTGCGGACATACAAGCCAAGCTTGTCGAGCAGCTGTATTCTCCTGTTCGTTGGGAAGAAACAGTGCAAACGTTGCTTGATGAAGGCGTTGACACGTTTATTGAAATCGGCCCAGGTAAAGTACTATCAGGTCTAGTTCGAAAAGTAAAACGTCGAGTACATACATATAACATTGAAAACGAAGAAACGTTAGCAAAAACAGTAGAAAAATTGAAAGGGGACGCTTAATATGCTTCAAGGAAAGACAGCCCTTGTGACAGGAGCTTCTCGCGGCATCGGCCGTGCGATCGCTCTTGAGTTAGCGAAAAACGGTGCAAAGGTAGCCGTGAACTATGCTGGAAGTGAAGC is from Bacillus tianshenii and encodes:
- the fabD gene encoding ACP S-malonyltransferase, whose amino-acid sequence is MGKIAFLFPGQGSQTVGMGKEIADKYEEAAAIFQKADERLGFSLSEVIFNGPQEKLTRTENTQPALLTTSTAILEVFKKHGITADFTAGHSLGEYSALVASESMSFEDAVYAVRKRGELMEEAVPAGVGTMAAVLGMEAAELKAVVDEVSTPQFVVNLANLNCPGQIVISGNREAVEKASELAKEKGAKRVIPLDVSGPFHSDLMKPAADKFSEVLEGISISEAKIPVVANVTAQPITDGADIQAKLVEQLYSPVRWEETVQTLLDEGVDTFIEIGPGKVLSGLVRKVKRRVHTYNIENEETLAKTVEKLKGDA